From Cinclus cinclus chromosome 2, bCinCin1.1, whole genome shotgun sequence, one genomic window encodes:
- the SHISA2 gene encoding protein shisa-2 homolog, producing the protein MRGWLLLAALGWLLPAGAAASGEYCHGWLDGQGGWRDGFQCPERFDGGDATICCGSCALRYCCSSAEARLDQGACDNDRRQGGGEPGRPGKDGPDGAAVPIYVPFLIVGSVFVAFIILGSLVAACCCRCLRPKQEPQQSRAPAGTRLMETIPMIPSASTSRGSSSRQSSTAASSSSSANSGARAPPTRSQTNCCLSEGTMNNVYVNMPTNFSVLNCQQATQIVPHQGQYLHPQYVGYAVQHDSMPLTPVPPFLDGLQSGYRQIQSPFSHTNSEQKMYPAVTV; encoded by the exons ATGcggggctggctgctgctggcggcgctgggctggctgctgccGGCGGGGGCCGCGGCCAGCGGCGAGTACTGCCACGGCTGGCTGGACGGGCAGGGCGGCTGGCGGGACGGCTTCCAGTGCCCCGAGCGCTTCGACGGCGGCGACGCCACCATCTGCTGCGGCAGCTGCGCCCTCCGGTACTGCTGCTCCAGCGCCGAGGCGCGCCTGGACCAGGGCGCCTGCGACAACGACCGGCGGCAGGGCGGCGGCGAGCCGGGCCGGCCCGGCAAGGACGGCCCCGACGGCGCGGCAG TGCCCATCTACGTGCCATTCCTTATCGTGGGATCTGTATTTGTCGCCTTCATCATCTTGGGGTCTCTGGTGGCAGCTTGCTGCTGCAGATGCCTGCGGCCCAAGCAGGAACCCCAGCAGAGTCGAGCCCCTGCAGGCACCCGCCTGATGGAGACGATCCCCATGATCCCAAGTGCCAGCACCTCCCGGGGCTCCTCCTCCCGCCAGTCGAGCAcggctgccagctccagctccagcgcCAACTCGGGGGCCAGAGCTCCACCAACGAGGTCCCAGACCAACTGCTGCTTGTCTGAAGGGACCATGAATAATGTCTACGTCAACATGCCCACGAACTTCTCAGTGCTGAACTGTCAGCAGGCCACGCAGATTGTGCCACACCAGGGCCAGTATCTGCACCCGCAGTACGTGGGCTATGCCGTGCAGCATGACTCCATGCCCCTGACCCCAGTGCCCCCCTTCCTGGATGGCCTGCAGAGCGGCTACAGGCAGATCCAGTCCCCCTTCTCACACACCAACAGTGAGCAGAAGATGTACCCGGCTGTGACTGTGTAG